A region of the Candidatus Uhrbacteria bacterium genome:
ATCGCGAGTGATGTTATCGAGTACGGAAGGTTGGAAACAAATTTCCACTCCCCTTCTCCGACTACAGCATCCCAATCGAGTTTTTCGGCATCGCCTTGCGTGATGTTCAAGTGTGCCGGGCATTTGTTTTCAAGATAGCCGATGAAGCGGCGGTCGCGTTCAATCGCCCTTACCTCTGCACCGACCTCAATTAAGGCACCTGTCAGTACACCGAGTCCTGGGCCGATCTCAAGCACCTGATCTCCTGGCTCGATTTCTGCCTCCTCGACGATCGAGGCGAGCGTGGTTTTATCGATCAAAAAATGCTGGCCGAGACCTTTATTGGCCCCGCCGCCGAATTGGGCTAGAACAGCCTTGATTTCCGTAGGATTCATTCTAAAATCGGGAGAGTGCCTCTAAGGCTCGGGCATTGCTCATGGTCCATTGGCGGGCATCGGATAAAGCACTCTTCAATCCCGCCTGATAAAATACACGGATTCCGGAATTTAAATCCGTTAAATAGCATTCCGTGGGAGCTGGTCTGAACCAATCCGTCATATACTCAGCCGTCTCATTGTTGTATTCGTCGTACTGGGCTGGGCTGACAGAAAGCTTGTAACGATTTCTGGTGGCTTCGTTGAATGCATCGAGTTGTGTTTTTGCCTGTTCGTATTTTTTGGCCGAAGCTCTCAGGAACAGAATTAGCTGCGTATTCATGCGACCGCAATCGATTTTCTCATCCGCCGACTGACTTTTCAACCAGGCGAGATAGGCGGGCATCGCGTCCGACGAGAGCGTAGCTGGGTAGAAGTAGTCAGCCTGGACAAGCTCGGTAGCTGAGCGATTCGCATTCCAATTGACGACCACGGATTCATAGTTGAGCAACAACATGGCTGAAAACGCATACAGACAGCCGAGGGCAAGGAATTTTAAAACCGATTCAAATGAAGCTTTGGCCGCAATCCAAGCACCAAAAACAAGCAAGCCAACTGCCGCAAGAATCAATCCTGTGAATGCCCAGAAACGGAGAACGCTCATGCCGTAGGCGTCGATGTAGAGCGTGAAGCGCTTCATCGCAGAAGCGATTACGATCAAGGATTGGAGGATGAGTCCAAGGGAGAGCAGACGGACCGCGAGAGATTTAAATCGGGTGAGATGGCCAATTCCGCAAATAATCGCAAAGACAAATACTGAGACGGTGAAGAGCTGGAAGAATCCTTCGCGTGCATAACTTGCATACGTGATTCCGTACGACTCAATTATTTCTTTTCCTCCAAAGAAATAGACAAACTGGAAGGCGATGAATCCAAGAAAAAGCAGGTTCAAAGCCGAGAGAAAAGACGTGCTTGCAATCGAATAGCCTTCCGGTTTTTGCTCCAACCATCGAGGTTCTCGTTTAT
Encoded here:
- a CDS encoding DUF4173 domain-containing protein, translated to MNREMRFAYLVIASAIVLTGVFHALVYEYPFGWPFALFITLITLLLIIVRQVHAESQNLWAYAFLGPLVLGLISDLLYSNDVVQSLGQLLTVVSLALFSYWLFAPKTSLKTLPSFWPSRLFMETLVPIEGAGPASKLSFSTQGRQVLIGAAIAVPFLLIFLALFISADALLGKVLREIIDIQNPAKLYVQVMADIIIGYYLLRFLWSNITRIEHKREPRWLEQKPEGYSIASTSFLSALNLLFLGFIAFQFVYFFGGKEIIESYGITYASYAREGFFQLFTVSVFVFAIICGIGHLTRFKSLAVRLLSLGLILQSLIVIASAMKRFTLYIDAYGMSVLRFWAFTGLILAAVGLLVFGAWIAAKASFESVLKFLALGCLYAFSAMLLLNYESVVVNWNANRSATELVQADYFYPATLSSDAMPAYLAWLKSQSADEKIDCGRMNTQLILFLRASAKKYEQAKTQLDAFNEATRNRYKLSVSPAQYDEYNNETAEYMTDWFRPAPTECYLTDLNSGIRVFYQAGLKSALSDARQWTMSNARALEALSRF